GGGGCTCCTGAAGATTGATCCGATGGAGATCGAAATCGGGTATGGGCTCATTCCACTCGCCGACCCGAAGCAGGGAGGCGATCTGCTCACCAGGATCTCTGATATCCGCCGCCGGACGGCGCTCAAAATCGGCATTGTGCTGCCGCCCATCCGGATCCGCGACAACATGATGCTCAAGCCCAACGAGTACGCCATTAGAATCAGGGGAAACGAGATCACTCGCGGAACCCTGTTCACCGACCATCTCTTGATCATGAACCCGGGTAACATCATGGAGAAGATACCCGGAATCGAAACAAAAGAACCGGCGTTCGGATTGGATGCCATCTGGATTACCGAGTCGCAACGGCCGCGGGCGGAGCAATTGGGCTATACGATTGTTGATCCGCCGTCGGTCCTGGCTACCCATCTCACCGAGATCATCAACGCGCGGGCGCATGAGCTGCTGGGGAGGCAGGATGTAAGCAACCTCATCGAGAACGCCAAGAAAAACAGCCCGGTCGTGGTCGAGGAGCTCGTTCCGAACCAGCTCACTATGGGTGAAATTCAGAAGGTCCTGCAGAACCTGCTGAAGGAGCGGGTGCCTATCCGCAACCTGGAGTTGATCCTGGAAACTCTCGCCGATTATGCCCGCCGGACGAGAGATCCGGTGGTGCTGACTGAATACGTCCGCCAGGCGATCGCCCGCAATATCTGTCAGGAGCACATGGACGACAACGGGCGCATTTATGCAATGACGCTGGACCCGCGCCTTGAGCAGAAGATCACCGAGTCGCTGAAAGAATCCGACGGCATCACCTATCCGGCGCTCGACCCTGTCACGGCGCAGAAGATCATTTCGGCCACGGCGGCCGAATCCAAGAAAATGGCGAATGAAGGGCGGCAACCGATCATTGTGACCTCTCCGAAAGTGCGACCGTATTTCAAGCGCCTGGTTCAAAGCTCGCTTCCGGGGCTCGTCGTGCTCAGCTTTGCCGAGATCGTGCAGGAAATCAGGCTTCAGGCCGAAAGGATGGTGAAGATCGAAAGTGGAGCTTAAGCGGTATCGCGCACATTCGATGCAGGCGGCCCTGGCGCAGGTCAAACAGGAGCTCGGGGCGGAAGCCGTCATCCTGAACACAAAGACGTTTTATCAGGGCGGCCTTTTCGGGCTCGGGAAAAAAGAAGTAGTCGAGATCGTGGCTTCGCGCGATGTAAATATCGCTGATACAGCGCCGGAGTTCTCGCGCCGGAGGGAAGTTTGCGCCCGCTACAGTTCTGCGCGACCGGCGTCGAGCGCAGCGCCGGCGGTCCGGACGAGTGCGGCCGATGGTTGCCCCGAAGAGATACTGAAGGAACTCTTCTCGCTCAAGTCCCAGGTCGAATCCCTTACCAAAGAATGCGTGCGCGACCCGGAGTATCCGCAGCTATTGAACGATCTCTACCACCGGCTGATTGCTGCCGGCGCCTCCCGCGAACTGGCAAAAAAGATCATGGGGGCGGTACATACGGATTTGAATGGAGCCGACCTCCAAAACGAGGCCACGGTGAAGAAAAAGGTCGGCCATGAAATTGGAAAGCTGGTCAAACTCTGCGGGCCGATCATGTGCCCGAGCGGCGGAAGAAAGAAAGTGGTAATGACCGGTCCCACCGGCGTAGGGAAGACGACTACGATCGCGAAGCTCGCCGCCCACTATTCCATAAAGGAGAGGCGGCGCGTCGGCCTTATTACCGCCGATACCTACCGGATCGCGGCTGTCGAGCAATTGAAGGTATACGCCGATATCATCGGAGTGAGCCTGGACGTCGTTCTTACCCCCAAAGAGTTGCGCGATGCGGTCCGGCGGCAGGCCGACAAGGAATTGATTTTTATCGATACCGCCGGCCGCAGTCAGCAAAATCAGACCCGGCTCGTCGAGTTGAAGAATTTTCTGGACGCCGCGGAGCCGGACGAAAACCACCTTCTTGTAAGCGCCACAACCCATCGCGAAGAAATCGATAACATCATCGAGAAGTTCGGTGTTGCGGACGTATCCACCTTTATCATCTCGAAGGCGGACGAATGCAGTAAGCCGGGCTCAATCATTGACGCGCTCGCAGCTCATGGGAAGCCCGTTTCCTATCTGACCACCGGGCAGGACGTCCCCGACGATATCGAAGTCGCAACCGAGGCGAGCCTGGTTTCGTTGCTCTTCAGGAATGGTGATACATGATCGACCAGGCCCAGAAATTGCGCGAGCTCGCAGCCGCATATCGGGCGCATCCGCGCGTCATCACCGTCACCAGCGGCAAGGGAGGGGTGGGTAAATCCAATGTCGTCATCAACCTGGCTATCTCGCTGTCGCGCCTGGGCAAGCGGGTTCTCATCATTGACGCCGATCTCGGGCTTGCCAATGTGGATGTGTTGCTTGGATTAAAGAACCGGTTCAACTTGCAGCACGTTCTCGACGGTCACATGAAATTAAAGGACATATTGGTGTTCGGGCCGGCCGGGATCAAAGTTATACCGGGCAGCTCCGGCATCCCGCACGTCGCCAATTTGAACACTCGCAAAAGGCATGAATTCATCATGTCCTTCAGGGAAGTCGAAGGCGAGGCCGATATCATCCTTATCGATACCTCCGCCGGACTGACAAGAAATGTGATCGCTCTTGCCGTTCTCGCCGACGAGATCCTGCTGGTGACGACACCGGAGCCGTCGGCGATCACCGACGCTTATGCGATGATAAAGGTGCTCCAGAGCGAGAAACCCGAAGCCAAAATCCAACTGGTGGTGAATATGGCGAGCACCGAGGCGCAGGCGCTGGAAGTGGCGCAAAGGGTGGCGCAAGTTTCCCGCCAATTCCTGAACTTCCAATTGGTCATTCTTGGCGGAGTGCCGAACGATCCCTGCGTTCCGAAAGCTGTCATGCGGCGGCAGCCCTGGGCCGAGCTGTTTCCGCGGGCGGCGGCAACCCGCGCGATTAAACAGATAGCCGCTAAAATGTTAAATGGAGAACAGAAAGGGTCAGCGGACAACGACGGCTTCATCCAGCGGCTGTCGGCATATTTCGGAGCGTGATCCGCAACCGCCAGGCAGCATGATCGTGTCGGCGTGGATCGCTTGAATCCCTGCAACTATATGGTATAATGCATCACCTGAAACTCGAGGCAAAGAAGCATGGCTGATATTCTGAGTCAGGAAGAAGTTGACGCCCTTCTGGCGGCTGTCTCCGAAGCCGAGCCGCTGCAGGCGGAGCGGCCGGAACCGCCCGCGAAGCGTTATCACGTGGCGCGGTACGACTTCAAGCGTCCCGAGCGGGTCTCAAAGGAGCAGTTTCGGGGATTCCAAACGCTTTCGGAACTGTTTGCGCGCGAATTGAGCACCGCGCTCGGCGGATCTCTCAGAGTGATCGCGCGCGCAGTGGTCGCCTCGGTCGATCAGATCACCTATGAGGAGTACATTCTGTCCGTTTCGAATCCTACCTCCTACAACATAATTCAGCTTCCCCCGCTCGAAGGAAACCTGATCCTGGAATTCAATCCGTCGCTCATCTTCCCAATCATCGACCGCCTGCTCGGCGGGCGCGGAATGGCCATCTCGAAGGCGCGCGAGCTGACGGAAATCGAGCAGAAACTGGTGGCCAAAATCATCGACCTGGTGCTGGGCACCCTGGTTCGCGCCTGGAGACATCTTGCCGGGTTCTCGTGGAAACTGATCGCGCAGGAGAACGATCCGCAAATCGTGCAAATCGTGACGGGAAGCGAAATCGTGCTCGTGCTCAGGTTCGAGCTGAGCGTCGGCGAAATCACCGGCGCCATGAGCCTGTGCATGCCGGTGCTCGCGATCGAGCCCATGCTGGAGAAGGTCGGCGCCGAATATACATTCTACGGAGCCAAGCCGGACCAAAAGGGAGCTCAAACGGCCGCCGCGGTCAAGGACATAGTATTTCGGGCGAGCACCAGTGTGGAGGCATATCTTTCAGGCTCATCTATTTATGTTCATGATCTCCTGAATCTGCAGGTGGGCGATATCATTCGGCTCGACAACAGCACGGCGGACGAAAGCTGCATAACCATCTGTGTCGGCGGAAAACAAAAGTTCAAAGCGAAGCAAGGACGCATTGGAAGCCGGCAGGCTTTCCAGATTGTCACCAGAATTCAATAGACTGCGGAGGTACGTCATGGCAGAAGAGGTGGAGCGGCATCCCGAACCAGGGGAAGAACATTCTCTTGAAACCCCGCGTCGCGCTTTCGCCAGGGCGCTGACGGACATTCTCGATTCCGCCACGGCCGGTTACCCGGAATCGGAAGACAAAAAGATGAGCTGCGTCATTGCGCTTGTCGGGCAGGTTTCACGTCCGGAACTCGCCAAGCTGATCGAGGAGATGCCGGTGGTAGCCGATGTAGATCTTTCTGCCGAATTCGGGAACCGGAGCGTCTTTCTGTTCGATATTTCCACGGCCACCCGCGTGGCCAATTTCATAACCTCCGGTCGGGTGGAAAAGGATGTCACCGCCCGAGGACAGCATATCTCGTCCCTCCATCAATTCGTCCGGCCGATAGTCGATGCGTTTACGGGCGCGTGCAAAGCGGCAACGGGAAGAGCTTTCGGCTCCCTGCAAAGCATAACCGTCTGTGACCGGAACGAGCGCGA
The nucleotide sequence above comes from Candidatus Abyssobacteria bacterium SURF_5. Encoded proteins:
- the flhF gene encoding flagellar biosynthesis protein FlhF; its protein translation is MELKRYRAHSMQAALAQVKQELGAEAVILNTKTFYQGGLFGLGKKEVVEIVASRDVNIADTAPEFSRRREVCARYSSARPASSAAPAVRTSAADGCPEEILKELFSLKSQVESLTKECVRDPEYPQLLNDLYHRLIAAGASRELAKKIMGAVHTDLNGADLQNEATVKKKVGHEIGKLVKLCGPIMCPSGGRKKVVMTGPTGVGKTTTIAKLAAHYSIKERRRVGLITADTYRIAAVEQLKVYADIIGVSLDVVLTPKELRDAVRRQADKELIFIDTAGRSQQNQTRLVELKNFLDAAEPDENHLLVSATTHREEIDNIIEKFGVADVSTFIISKADECSKPGSIIDALAAHGKPVSYLTTGQDVPDDIEVATEASLVSLLFRNGDT
- a CDS encoding MinD/ParA family protein, whose protein sequence is MIDQAQKLRELAAAYRAHPRVITVTSGKGGVGKSNVVINLAISLSRLGKRVLIIDADLGLANVDVLLGLKNRFNLQHVLDGHMKLKDILVFGPAGIKVIPGSSGIPHVANLNTRKRHEFIMSFREVEGEADIILIDTSAGLTRNVIALAVLADEILLVTTPEPSAITDAYAMIKVLQSEKPEAKIQLVVNMASTEAQALEVAQRVAQVSRQFLNFQLVILGGVPNDPCVPKAVMRRQPWAELFPRAAATRAIKQIAAKMLNGEQKGSADNDGFIQRLSAYFGA
- the fliM gene encoding flagellar motor switch protein FliM — encoded protein: MADILSQEEVDALLAAVSEAEPLQAERPEPPAKRYHVARYDFKRPERVSKEQFRGFQTLSELFARELSTALGGSLRVIARAVVASVDQITYEEYILSVSNPTSYNIIQLPPLEGNLILEFNPSLIFPIIDRLLGGRGMAISKARELTEIEQKLVAKIIDLVLGTLVRAWRHLAGFSWKLIAQENDPQIVQIVTGSEIVLVLRFELSVGEITGAMSLCMPVLAIEPMLEKVGAEYTFYGAKPDQKGAQTAAAVKDIVFRASTSVEAYLSGSSIYVHDLLNLQVGDIIRLDNSTADESCITICVGGKQKFKAKQGRIGSRQAFQIVTRIQ